AGTTTCAGGAGGAATCTGACACCATCATATCAGACACTTCCCTAAATCGGGGCCAGCCCGGCAGCTTCTTTTAGCTGATTAGCAAACGGCTGCTGAAACCCGGTTGCGTCCAGCAACGGCTGAAGCAATATCGGGCCGTAGGGATCGGACGGAATATTAAACTGCGAAGGAAAATCTACACCAACAAAGTACAATCCTTCGCCAGGAGCAGTGATACCAGCCTGTGTGCGTTCTCGCGTTTCAAGAACCTCTTTCATCCAATCAACAGGCTGATGCTCTTCACCAATTGGCAATAGTACGCCAACAATATTGCGAACCATATGATAGAGAAACGCGCTGGCTTCGAGCTCCAACATAATTAAGTCACCCCATCGTTTCACTTCGATACGATGCATGATCTTAACCGGAGACTTGGCCTGACAATCTTTTGCCCTGAAAGCACTGAAGTCATGCTCGCCCAACAAATACTGAGCCGCTTCGTTCATCTTTTCTGCATTCAGCGGATAGCGCCACCAGGTTAGCTGGTCATACTGCAATGCGGACTTGGCTTTCGAATTATTAATCAGGTAGCGATAACGTCGCGCACGAGCCTTGTAACGCGCGTGAAATTCTGGACTTACTTCATCAATCCATTGAATCGCAACGCCGTTGGGTAAATTGGTATTAATGCCCATTAACCAACCGTAATTACTGCGTTTGGCGGCTGAATCAAAATGAATCACCTGGCGCGTAGCATGCACACCGGTATCCGTGCGACCGGCACAAAAAACATCCACGTTATGATTAGCTACTTTAGAAATAG
The Saccharospirillaceae bacterium genome window above contains:
- the truA gene encoding tRNA pseudouridine(38-40) synthase TruA, yielding MTEVRRYAAVVEYNGTHFHGWQKQAHHNQPTVQAALEAAISKVANHNVDVFCAGRTDTGVHATRQVIHFDSAAKRSNYGWLMGINTNLPNGVAIQWIDEVSPEFHARYKARARRYRYLINNSKAKSALQYDQLTWWRYPLNAEKMNEAAQYLLGEHDFSAFRAKDCQAKSPVKIMHRIEVKRWGDLIMLELEASAFLYHMVRNIVGVLLPIGEEHQPVDWMKEVLETRERTQAGITAPGEGLYFVGVDFPSQFNIPSDPYGPILLQPLLDATGFQQPFANQLKEAAGLAPI